One region of Streptomyces subrutilus genomic DNA includes:
- a CDS encoding 2-keto-4-pentenoate hydratase, translated as MLEAERERIPVAALTVHRPDLTLDDAYRVQAAAVARRIADGARVVGHKAGVTSKAMQQQMGVDEPDSGVLLDDMLLRSGSSLTRSALMQPRVEAEIAFLLGSDLGGPDLGVEAARSAVEKVFLALEVIDTRFTGWRISVADSIADNASCARVVTGPMVPLDADVDLAAEPLVVSVDGTAVATGEGRAVLGDPFQPLVWLAQRLSRFRTGLRAGELVLAGAVHASLPLEAGTTVHARAPHLPPVELHVL; from the coding sequence CGGTGGCTGCGCTGACCGTGCACAGGCCCGACCTGACTCTGGACGATGCATACCGGGTGCAGGCCGCAGCGGTGGCGCGGCGGATCGCGGACGGCGCCCGCGTCGTCGGCCACAAGGCCGGGGTGACCTCCAAGGCCATGCAGCAGCAGATGGGCGTCGACGAGCCGGATTCGGGCGTCCTTCTGGACGACATGCTGCTGCGCAGCGGCAGCAGCCTGACCCGGTCCGCACTGATGCAGCCGCGCGTGGAGGCGGAGATCGCTTTCCTGCTCGGCTCCGACCTTGGGGGCCCGGACCTCGGCGTGGAAGCCGCCAGGTCCGCGGTGGAGAAGGTGTTCCTCGCCCTGGAGGTGATCGACACCCGGTTCACCGGCTGGCGAATCTCGGTCGCGGACAGCATCGCGGACAACGCGTCCTGCGCCCGGGTCGTCACCGGACCCATGGTGCCGCTCGATGCGGACGTGGACCTGGCCGCCGAGCCGCTGGTGGTCAGCGTCGACGGCACCGCCGTAGCCACCGGGGAAGGCCGGGCGGTCCTCGGCGACCCGTTCCAGCCGCTGGTGTGGCTCGCGCAGAGACTGAGCCGCTTCCGCACCGGGCTGCGGGCCGGGGAACTGGTCCTGGCCGGGGCCGTTCACGCCAGCCTCCCGCTGGAAGCCGGAACCACGGTGCACGCCCGCGCGCCGCATCTG